In a single window of the Pirellulales bacterium genome:
- a CDS encoding phosphatidylserine/phosphatidylglycerophosphate/cardiolipin synthase family protein, giving the protein MRFVRRAIGGLLLAISCAATVRAQENTFRLLHTDLEAAQVRAELIRSATTSIDTSYYWIGDDRIGAWFVSLLKDAALRGARVRLVVDAAHNDVPAQVQRHLVACGIHIKEFHPHFTGHPSWYNRRMHDKTLIVDGRRLVVGGRNMRESHFGLARLNYVDRDAYLEGEVARQARRYFECLWLCDEVRPTDFRPTVAQRARQQRSELTGETSPVTRGSVCPQEWLASGCGLTICGQPVDCAAVSAADCARPATCVTFVYDPCGRKGHPCGISQQLLQLLASARGSIVLETPYFVMSAEQKQVLAAAAARGVRVTVLTNSLASTDHTTVTAEFHNQKHWLLERGVEIWELAGPNHLHAKSAAVDGTAAFVGSYNFDPRSQSLNTETGVIVRDANVAAWLLDSIAEHGSRSYLFGPDGRAVADGSRQPGAPLGRVLGMQPLRLLAPLVRRSL; this is encoded by the coding sequence ATGCGGTTTGTTCGTCGAGCGATCGGTGGTTTGCTCCTGGCGATTTCCTGCGCGGCCACGGTCCGAGCGCAAGAAAACACCTTCCGCTTGCTGCACACCGACCTGGAAGCGGCGCAAGTCCGCGCCGAGTTGATCCGTTCGGCGACCACGTCCATCGACACGTCGTATTACTGGATCGGCGACGACCGCATCGGCGCCTGGTTCGTTTCATTGCTGAAAGACGCGGCCCTGCGCGGAGCGCGCGTGCGGCTGGTGGTCGATGCCGCTCACAACGACGTGCCGGCCCAAGTGCAGCGGCACCTGGTCGCCTGCGGCATCCACATCAAAGAGTTCCATCCCCACTTCACCGGACACCCCTCATGGTACAACCGACGGATGCACGACAAAACGCTGATCGTCGACGGTCGGCGCCTGGTCGTTGGCGGCCGCAACATGCGCGAGTCGCATTTCGGTCTGGCGCGGCTCAACTACGTCGACCGCGACGCCTATCTTGAGGGCGAAGTCGCCCGGCAGGCCCGTCGCTACTTCGAGTGTCTGTGGCTCTGCGATGAAGTGCGCCCGACCGACTTTCGTCCAACCGTGGCCCAACGTGCCCGGCAGCAACGTAGCGAGTTGACCGGCGAAACATCGCCGGTCACCCGCGGCAGCGTCTGCCCCCAAGAGTGGCTGGCGTCGGGCTGCGGTTTGACGATTTGTGGTCAGCCGGTCGACTGCGCGGCGGTCTCTGCGGCGGACTGCGCGCGTCCGGCGACTTGTGTGACGTTCGTCTACGATCCCTGCGGCCGTAAGGGGCATCCTTGCGGCATCAGCCAGCAACTGCTGCAGTTGCTCGCCAGTGCCCGCGGCAGCATCGTGTTGGAAACGCCGTACTTCGTGATGTCGGCCGAGCAGAAGCAAGTGTTGGCCGCCGCCGCCGCGCGTGGCGTCCGCGTGACGGTCTTGACCAATTCCTTGGCGAGCACCGATCACACGACGGTGACCGCCGAGTTCCACAATCAAAAGCACTGGCTGCTGGAGCGAGGAGTCGAAATCTGGGAGCTGGCCGGTCCGAATCATCTGCACGCCAAGTCGGCCGCGGTCGACGGCACGGCCGCTTTCGTCGGCTCCTACAACTTCGACCCGCGTTCGCAGTCGCTCAACACCGAGACGGGCGTGATCGTCCGCGACGCCAACGTGGCCGCCTGGCTGCTCGACTCGATTGCCGAACATGGGTCGCGTTCGTATCTGTTTGGGCCGGACGGGCGGGCCGTAGCCGACGGCTCGCGGCAGCCCGGCGCGCCCTTGGGCCGTGTTCTCGGCATGCAGCCCTTGCGGCTTTTGGCCCCGCTGGTGCGGCGGTCGTTGTAG